Proteins encoded by one window of bacterium:
- a CDS encoding peptidoglycan binding domain-containing protein: MTATSQYNRTQRVTHAHRFALPRRLSKSGQAPSKTARVLFLLLAPLFMFLLLNSMAAAYTEGVMYPGVSIAGVNVSGLTKQQAYTKLQALPLGRSYTIKIDDKVFKTTNDALGARYDLDRTVNLAYSYGRDTSLPLVGLMRISTEKSQLNLAYELDYRRLQKFTNQVVETIGTPPKNAAVVVENGDIKTVPDAPGVGLDRTAVTRLLADSMAGVKDATFVLAPETVPADIQLPQTEPAKEEVASYLSLKYDLVYESRRFIPTPAEMGYWVQVVPDREINASQLVVRISEQEVRGYMQSVANQINKNPVNKKVIVANGNSSVEREGQDGIALNQEAAVRDLMAALAGKRGATITLSTSPIPYKTETTRTVSLDAPKYIEINLSLQRLWAYENGQMVYSSPITSGATGAGLGTVTGLFAIYYKTTNTYLNGRSYGYNYNVHVNYWMPFYLGYGLHDAAWRSSFGGSDYYYNGSHGCVNLPDATATFIYAWSEVGTPVWVHN, from the coding sequence GTGACGGCGACAAGTCAATATAACCGCACGCAGCGTGTCACGCACGCTCATCGATTTGCCCTTCCTCGGCGGCTGTCAAAGTCTGGGCAAGCACCGAGCAAAACGGCTCGAGTGCTATTTCTGTTGCTCGCTCCGTTATTCATGTTTTTGCTCCTCAACTCCATGGCGGCAGCCTACACAGAAGGAGTGATGTATCCGGGCGTCTCAATTGCCGGCGTGAATGTATCGGGTTTAACAAAACAGCAGGCGTACACAAAGCTACAAGCCTTACCACTCGGCCGGTCATATACGATCAAGATCGACGATAAAGTATTCAAAACCACAAATGATGCACTTGGCGCGCGTTATGACTTAGACCGCACGGTCAATCTAGCGTATTCGTATGGGCGCGATACAAGTTTGCCGCTAGTTGGCCTGATGCGAATTTCTACCGAGAAGTCGCAGCTGAATCTGGCCTATGAGCTTGATTACAGGCGGCTTCAGAAATTTACCAACCAAGTGGTAGAAACAATTGGCACTCCCCCGAAGAATGCCGCCGTGGTTGTCGAGAATGGTGACATTAAGACTGTCCCGGATGCGCCAGGGGTTGGCCTCGATCGTACGGCAGTTACGCGCCTGCTAGCTGATTCGATGGCGGGGGTAAAGGATGCAACTTTTGTGCTGGCGCCCGAAACGGTACCGGCTGATATTCAGTTGCCACAGACCGAGCCGGCAAAAGAAGAAGTAGCTAGCTACCTCAGTCTCAAGTATGACTTAGTATATGAATCCCGACGCTTCATCCCTACCCCAGCAGAGATGGGGTATTGGGTACAGGTTGTACCTGATCGAGAGATTAATGCCTCACAATTGGTTGTCAGAATCAGTGAGCAGGAAGTACGTGGCTACATGCAGTCGGTTGCGAATCAGATAAACAAGAATCCGGTCAATAAGAAGGTGATTGTCGCGAACGGAAACTCTTCGGTCGAGCGAGAAGGGCAAGATGGCATCGCCTTAAATCAAGAAGCGGCAGTGCGTGATCTGATGGCTGCCTTGGCTGGTAAGCGAGGGGCAACCATTACACTGAGCACTAGCCCTATCCCCTACAAGACCGAGACTACACGCACCGTTAGCTTAGATGCTCCAAAATATATTGAGATCAATCTCTCGTTGCAGCGACTTTGGGCGTATGAAAACGGTCAAATGGTCTACTCGAGCCCGATTACCAGTGGGGCAACTGGGGCAGGGCTCGGTACGGTGACAGGATTATTCGCAATCTACTATAAGACCACAAACACCTATCTCAATGGTCGATCGTATGGCTATAACTATAATGTGCACGTCAATTATTGGATGCCGTTCTATCTGGGGTATGGATTGCACGATGCAGCGTGGCGTTCCAGCTTTGGTGGGTCTGATTATTACTATAATGGTTCGCATGGGTGCGTTAATTTACCTGACGCGACGGCAACATTTATATACGCCTGGTCGGAGGTTGGGACCCCGGTGTGGGTACACAACTAG
- a CDS encoding ATP-binding protein, whose protein sequence is MSEFASLILLVMLVVMLGVGGVVFWIVRRRLQHAKDIERSLKMVPLLLKLPPAEEDESQRDEREKIKENVSRAEGIYTLLSGIATNRRWLYSQRHISFEIVAHGEQIYFYVAVPVALVTSVEKALVAAYPTIQIIPAEDHNIFSETGKIATITGGEMHLTGDSFYPLQTYKTLEFDPLAGMLSALTRLKPDEGVVVQVMFRPANPKWVIKAREFAKGLLNPQRAKMHDPMHIAASVARAPFGSPDWQAKEQMQDPSKQADSIDQKLAQAVEEKAAQPAFETLIRIVTSSDDFGRSKLLLQDVVNGFAQFALPGSNSFQFVADPSQQQLATDLIFRFFPAQKKKVILNSSELATLFHLPSSHSELAAPLERKGLKEVASPADLPDAGIVLGSNFFQGKEKVVRLTDKDRTRHMYILGQTGTGKSVLLGDMIVQDMMAGKGLCFIDPHGEVAEEIIAKVPPHRAEDVIYFNPADMAMPLGMNILETDPAHPEQKDFVIQETLAMLYKMYDPNNQGFIGPRFEQWYRNAALTVMADPAGATFLEIPKPFLDDDFLKAKFKYVTDPTVQDFWINEMGQTSERDKSEMLGYFVSKWGAFQSNETMRNIMGQHQSAFDFGKVMDEGKILIVNLSKGQVGELNAKYLGMIFVIKVLAAAFARSGRPKDQMPLFTLYVDEFQNFATESFATILSEARKYNLCLVVANQFIGQLTDEIKGAVFGNVGTLFTYRCGPDDAEYLEKQFLPSFDKTDLVNMPNLLGAVKLMANGLPTKPFTLKPIFPPIGGYGDANVALNVKELSRNKYGRPKEEVAKEVAAALTMRDEPRPSSAPAPAEQASVPAGSQSAQ, encoded by the coding sequence ATGAGCGAATTTGCAAGTCTCATTCTTCTCGTCATGTTGGTTGTCATGTTGGGTGTCGGTGGTGTTGTATTCTGGATTGTGCGCCGCCGCTTGCAGCACGCTAAGGACATCGAGCGCAGCCTTAAGATGGTGCCATTACTCCTAAAGTTACCTCCGGCCGAGGAAGATGAGAGTCAGCGTGATGAGCGTGAGAAAATCAAAGAAAATGTCTCACGTGCTGAGGGCATATACACGCTGCTTTCAGGTATCGCCACAAATCGTCGTTGGCTGTATTCTCAGCGGCATATATCTTTTGAGATCGTGGCCCATGGCGAGCAGATCTACTTCTATGTTGCGGTGCCGGTTGCGCTTGTAACTTCTGTCGAAAAGGCTCTGGTCGCGGCCTATCCGACCATACAGATTATCCCAGCCGAGGATCACAACATCTTCTCTGAGACGGGCAAGATAGCGACTATTACAGGTGGGGAGATGCACCTGACTGGAGACTCATTTTATCCCTTGCAGACCTATAAGACGTTGGAATTCGACCCTTTAGCGGGCATGCTATCAGCATTGACGCGCCTGAAACCTGATGAGGGTGTGGTAGTGCAAGTGATGTTTCGGCCGGCCAATCCGAAGTGGGTCATCAAGGCTCGCGAGTTCGCCAAGGGGCTCTTGAATCCGCAGCGAGCAAAAATGCATGATCCGATGCATATAGCGGCATCGGTGGCACGAGCCCCATTTGGTTCACCTGACTGGCAGGCTAAAGAACAGATGCAAGACCCATCGAAACAGGCCGATTCGATTGACCAGAAGTTGGCTCAAGCAGTTGAGGAAAAGGCGGCCCAGCCGGCCTTTGAAACGCTTATCCGAATTGTGACGAGCTCGGATGATTTTGGTCGTAGTAAACTGCTCTTACAGGATGTCGTGAATGGCTTTGCACAGTTTGCACTACCAGGTAGTAATAGCTTTCAATTCGTCGCCGATCCATCACAGCAGCAGCTTGCGACCGACTTGATTTTTCGATTCTTCCCGGCGCAAAAAAAGAAAGTGATCCTAAATAGCTCGGAGCTCGCGACGCTATTCCATTTGCCGAGCAGTCATTCAGAGCTGGCTGCGCCACTTGAACGCAAGGGCCTTAAGGAGGTTGCTTCACCTGCGGACTTGCCGGACGCCGGGATTGTCCTGGGAAGCAACTTCTTCCAGGGCAAGGAAAAGGTCGTTCGGCTTACGGATAAGGATCGCACACGCCACATGTACATTCTTGGTCAGACCGGTACCGGTAAGTCTGTCTTGCTTGGCGATATGATTGTGCAGGATATGATGGCCGGGAAGGGCTTGTGCTTTATTGACCCGCATGGTGAGGTGGCTGAAGAAATTATTGCTAAGGTTCCGCCGCATCGAGCTGAGGATGTGATTTACTTCAATCCAGCCGATATGGCTATGCCGCTCGGAATGAATATCTTAGAAACTGATCCGGCGCATCCAGAACAAAAAGACTTTGTGATTCAAGAAACGTTGGCGATGCTCTATAAGATGTATGACCCAAATAACCAGGGTTTTATCGGCCCGCGCTTTGAGCAGTGGTATCGTAATGCGGCTCTGACGGTAATGGCTGACCCGGCTGGGGCGACCTTCCTTGAGATCCCCAAGCCGTTCTTGGACGATGACTTTTTGAAGGCGAAATTCAAATATGTGACAGATCCGACAGTGCAAGACTTTTGGATTAATGAAATGGGTCAAACCTCTGAACGCGATAAGAGCGAGATGCTTGGCTACTTTGTATCAAAGTGGGGCGCCTTCCAGTCAAACGAAACGATGCGCAATATTATGGGGCAGCATCAGAGTGCGTTTGATTTTGGCAAGGTGATGGATGAGGGCAAGATCCTGATTGTCAATCTCTCGAAGGGCCAAGTCGGTGAGCTGAATGCAAAATATCTTGGGATGATTTTCGTGATCAAAGTGCTTGCTGCAGCCTTCGCTCGCTCAGGCAGGCCAAAAGATCAAATGCCGCTCTTTACACTCTACGTCGATGAGTTTCAAAACTTCGCTACTGAGTCATTTGCAACGATTCTGTCTGAAGCCCGTAAGTACAACCTGTGTCTTGTCGTGGCAAACCAGTTTATTGGTCAGTTGACCGATGAGATTAAGGGTGCGGTATTTGGCAACGTTGGTACGCTTTTCACTTATCGCTGTGGGCCAGATGATGCTGAATATCTAGAGAAGCAGTTCCTGCCAAGCTTTGATAAGACTGACCTCGTCAATATGCCAAACCTCTTGGGTGCGGTGAAGTTGATGGCAAATGGGTTGCCGACGAAGCCTTTTACGCTCAAGCCGATCTTCCCGCCCATAGGAGGATATGGTGATGCGAATGTGGCGCTGAATGTGAAAGAGCTGTCGCGCAATAAGTATGGTCGACCAAAGGAGGAAGTAGCTAAGGAGGTAGCAGCTGCGCTGACGATGCGTGATGAGCCAAGGCCAAGTAGTGCACCAGCTCCCGCCGAGCAAGCTTCAGTACCAGCTGGTTCTCAGTCAGCACAGTAA
- a CDS encoding PKD domain-containing protein codes for MLFRDFVTNFSVGQQDRGLVSYYIKRLGQEQAVRAAGAVLAVMVSIFQVLTVVAPPQHSEASAGSANDVIYGGFSSKAELLRRYDSDLELRAVYLQLKITRPMIEAATNGTANSSDNTWSVGRLPHGDKNIKFTVAGGRTPFYVRPLSVWGAGKQFPGLQGVNADGNRFWILYDCGNPVVELPRDNPAQKNPPTAPPTVPPTEPPTVPPTAPPTAPPTTPPTVPPTNPPRISYVCDSLEATYDSNNQQRYAPLTVNFKTTASVSNTTITGYIYDFGDQENENANNQSTGHTYTRAGTYTATVRVKTTAGTTEQNAACRATIVVGSVPPPPPVRYACLQLTAYQDANNPSGNAPLKVSFATEKLVENTGFVSYLYEFGDGTTKETSTNPYEHTYEKAGTYVAKVRIKTRAGTSQYVEECQVTLQVVSPNMSYKKSALNLTLLDANKQPTNAAGTQARAGDKIKYSLTVYNSGTGPVDEFVFDEAISDILEYADIVDQGGGKLVETAIPGKDGAKTTNLVWPAQAVGPGKTVTKEFIVQIKSPIPAVPVGKSDKNSYDLQMDNIFYGQRVTITLPAAPPKQIERVVMTLPQTGATLANTALALFAAGAVFIYLRNRLIRKELAILNNIHEGLPS; via the coding sequence ATGCTATTTCGCGACTTCGTTACAAATTTTTCTGTCGGGCAGCAGGATCGTGGGCTTGTCTCATACTACATCAAGCGATTAGGTCAAGAACAGGCAGTTCGGGCTGCTGGGGCGGTACTGGCGGTAATGGTTTCTATCTTTCAGGTGCTCACTGTCGTAGCGCCTCCTCAGCACTCGGAGGCAAGTGCTGGGTCTGCAAACGACGTTATCTATGGTGGTTTCTCGTCGAAGGCAGAGTTGCTGCGTCGATACGATAGCGACCTCGAGCTTCGAGCAGTGTACCTGCAGCTGAAGATCACGCGTCCAATGATCGAGGCTGCTACTAATGGCACTGCTAATTCTTCCGACAATACCTGGTCTGTAGGTCGCTTGCCACATGGTGACAAAAACATCAAGTTTACTGTTGCTGGTGGGCGCACGCCTTTCTATGTTCGCCCCTTAAGCGTGTGGGGGGCTGGTAAGCAATTCCCTGGGCTTCAAGGTGTGAATGCAGACGGCAATCGTTTTTGGATCCTGTATGATTGTGGTAATCCGGTCGTGGAACTTCCAAGGGATAATCCTGCGCAGAAGAATCCTCCGACGGCACCTCCAACTGTGCCACCAACCGAACCACCTACGGTTCCTCCGACGGCACCTCCAACTGCCCCACCAACTACTCCTCCTACGGTTCCGCCCACTAATCCGCCGAGGATATCTTACGTATGCGATAGCCTCGAGGCTACGTACGATAGCAATAACCAGCAGCGCTATGCGCCACTTACGGTTAATTTCAAGACCACTGCTTCGGTTTCGAATACTACAATCACAGGATATATCTATGACTTCGGCGACCAAGAGAACGAAAATGCCAACAATCAGTCTACAGGTCATACCTATACCAGGGCAGGCACCTACACTGCGACCGTACGCGTCAAGACGACTGCCGGTACCACAGAGCAAAACGCGGCATGTCGCGCGACCATTGTTGTGGGTAGCGTGCCACCGCCACCACCCGTCAGGTACGCCTGTTTGCAGCTAACAGCCTATCAGGATGCGAATAATCCCTCGGGTAACGCACCGTTGAAGGTGAGCTTCGCAACCGAAAAGCTGGTAGAGAACACGGGCTTTGTGAGCTATCTCTATGAATTTGGTGACGGTACGACAAAAGAAACCAGCACCAATCCGTATGAGCATACCTATGAGAAGGCAGGTACCTATGTAGCGAAGGTCCGCATCAAAACTCGTGCCGGTACGTCACAATATGTTGAAGAATGTCAGGTGACACTACAAGTAGTGAGTCCTAATATGAGTTACAAGAAGTCAGCCCTCAACCTTACTCTGCTTGATGCAAATAAGCAGCCAACGAACGCCGCTGGTACTCAGGCGCGTGCTGGGGATAAGATTAAATACTCACTGACAGTCTATAACTCCGGCACTGGTCCCGTTGATGAGTTTGTCTTTGATGAAGCGATAAGTGACATTTTGGAGTATGCTGACATTGTTGATCAAGGTGGAGGTAAGCTAGTCGAGACTGCTATCCCCGGCAAAGATGGTGCAAAGACGACGAATCTTGTCTGGCCAGCACAGGCAGTTGGTCCTGGTAAGACAGTCACTAAAGAATTTATCGTTCAAATCAAGAGCCCCATTCCAGCCGTGCCGGTTGGTAAGAGTGATAAGAACTCGTATGACTTGCAGATGGATAATATCTTCTACGGTCAGCGAGTGACGATTACGCTCCCTGCTGCACCTCCGAAGCAGATCGAGCGCGTTGTGATGACACTACCCCAAACGGGCGCTACCCTCGCCAATACGGCGCTCGCGCTGTTTGCTGCTGGAGCAGTATTCATCTACTTGCGCAATCGACTAATCCGAAAAGAACTAGCTATTCTCAATAACATACACGAGGGCTTGCCATCATGA
- a CDS encoding helix-turn-helix domain-containing protein, whose amino-acid sequence MPGFKPIDPEIKTEILDQIRNQGISVSQAAASHNVSTKTIYNWLRAGVVDGDKNLILENNRLKKELEQAYKVLGRLTAETQRPKG is encoded by the coding sequence ATACCAGGATTTAAACCAATAGATCCAGAAATTAAGACTGAAATACTGGATCAAATTCGCAACCAAGGTATTAGCGTAAGTCAGGCGGCGGCCTCACATAATGTCAGTACAAAAACCATCTACAACTGGCTTCGAGCTGGTGTAGTCGACGGAGATAAGAATTTAATCCTAGAGAACAACAGGCTAAAAAAAGAATTGGAACAGGCCTACAAGGTTCTAGGTAGGCTGACGGCTGAGACACAACGCCCAAAAGGCTAG
- a CDS encoding IS3 family transposase, with protein sequence MDEVDPGWRKQYIRRLGLSRTSYYVRPTKQASLDNQAVAELQAVHEVHPFYGVDRLSMHLGWNKKKTRRIRDLAGVVIPTPVKKRRGNKSSKAEINAPLNILQRYAKFKDELRPQDGMDYMGMVDAHAWVQDFTYLWLSKNTHHLAVVLDLKTRQVVGWRLGLRHSSELTHEALLDALSKHDSPAILHSDQGSEYLSYKHQDLCAKMEILLSASNKSSPWQNGFMERWFGGFKREMGNLSQYKDLAQLHEAIAMHIYYYNHKRIHTALGMSLAAYAASLKT encoded by the coding sequence CTGGACGAGGTCGATCCAGGCTGGCGGAAGCAATATATTCGTCGTCTTGGACTTAGTAGAACAAGTTACTACGTTCGTCCGACCAAACAAGCTAGTCTCGACAACCAAGCTGTTGCTGAGCTTCAAGCAGTTCATGAGGTGCATCCATTCTACGGTGTTGACCGTTTGAGCATGCATCTCGGCTGGAACAAGAAGAAAACCAGGCGGATTCGTGACTTAGCTGGTGTGGTCATCCCCACTCCTGTCAAAAAGCGTCGAGGCAACAAATCTAGCAAAGCAGAAATTAACGCTCCACTCAATATCTTGCAACGCTATGCCAAGTTCAAAGATGAGCTCAGACCGCAAGACGGCATGGACTACATGGGCATGGTGGATGCCCATGCCTGGGTGCAGGACTTTACCTATCTGTGGCTTAGTAAAAACACGCACCACTTGGCTGTAGTTTTAGATCTCAAAACTAGGCAGGTTGTTGGTTGGCGACTTGGTCTGCGTCACTCCAGTGAGCTAACCCACGAAGCCCTACTTGATGCTCTGAGTAAGCACGATAGTCCAGCTATCTTACATAGCGACCAAGGAAGTGAATATCTGAGCTACAAACACCAGGACTTATGCGCCAAGATGGAGATTCTACTCAGCGCCAGCAACAAATCTAGTCCGTGGCAAAACGGCTTCATGGAGCGTTGGTTTGGAGGCTTCAAGCGTGAAATGGGAAACCTTAGTCAGTACAAAGATTTAGCCCAACTTCATGAAGCAATTGCCATGCATATTTATTACTATAACCACAAACGCATCCACACGGCATTAGGCATGAGTCTAGCAGCTTACGCTGCTAGCCTCAAAACCTAG
- the gyrB gene encoding DNA topoisomerase (ATP-hydrolyzing) subunit B — protein MADVDKTAKKPAKYSAEQIQVLEGLEPVRKRPGMYIGGTGSEGLHHLVWELVNNSIDEALAGAATVVEVALEADGWVRVTDNGRGIPVDTVKSTGKSALETVLTVLHAGGKFGGDGYKVSGGLHGVGVSVVNALATDLHAIVYKDGSIHEQTYKGGVATAPIKVTGKTKQTGTTIRFKPDETIFETVKFSYNTILDYLRHQAYLTKGVRVRLIDEKHNKRFSFYFEGGIRSYVEHLNKGKEAINEPTFYVDKQQGDVTVEAAIQYADSYSEQVKSFANNIYNPEGGTHLTGFRTALTRVINDYARKNGLIKEKDESLTGDDVREGLTAIVSVKLPEPQFEGQTKGKLGNPEIRGIVDTVVSEYLAYYLEENPVEAKKIISKASLSARARLAARAARDTVIRKGALEGMTLPGKLADCSSKKMEESELFIVEGDSAGGSAKQGRNREFQAILPLRGKILNVERARLDKMLGNNEVKNLIIAMGTGIADNFDLGRLRYGRIIIATDADVDGSHIRTLLLTFFFRHMPSLIEEGHIFIAQPPLYKLSVGREKHYAYNDGERDAILSELAAKAGSKANNKDKSQAEVVEEGAESIPDSVETAADLAELAIQTEQIDEQAVEDEVASETGIKIPGLSIQRYKGLGEMNPDQLWETTMDPSNRVLLKVAIEDAEKADAIFSKLMGDEVSLRKHFIQIHAKSVTNLDI, from the coding sequence GTGGCAGATGTAGACAAGACAGCAAAAAAACCGGCTAAATATTCTGCAGAACAAATTCAGGTACTTGAGGGGCTTGAGCCGGTCCGCAAGCGTCCTGGTATGTACATCGGCGGCACCGGTAGCGAGGGATTGCATCACCTGGTATGGGAGCTAGTCAATAACTCGATCGATGAGGCCCTGGCCGGGGCTGCGACCGTGGTTGAGGTTGCGCTCGAGGCTGATGGTTGGGTGCGAGTGACTGATAATGGGCGTGGTATACCAGTAGACACAGTGAAATCGACTGGCAAGTCAGCTCTCGAGACAGTGCTGACTGTTTTGCACGCCGGCGGTAAGTTTGGCGGCGACGGCTATAAGGTTTCTGGTGGTTTGCACGGTGTTGGTGTGTCGGTAGTAAACGCTCTGGCAACTGATTTGCATGCGATTGTCTATAAAGACGGATCGATTCACGAGCAGACGTACAAAGGTGGCGTAGCAACTGCCCCCATCAAGGTAACTGGCAAGACCAAGCAGACTGGAACGACCATTCGCTTTAAGCCAGACGAAACAATCTTTGAAACGGTGAAGTTTAGCTACAATACAATTCTTGATTATCTACGCCATCAGGCATATCTGACCAAAGGTGTACGAGTGCGCCTGATAGATGAGAAACACAATAAGCGCTTTAGTTTTTATTTTGAGGGCGGTATCCGATCGTATGTTGAGCACCTCAACAAAGGCAAGGAGGCTATTAACGAGCCTACTTTCTATGTCGACAAGCAACAAGGCGATGTGACGGTTGAGGCTGCTATTCAGTATGCTGATAGTTACAGCGAACAAGTGAAGAGCTTTGCAAATAATATCTACAACCCAGAAGGCGGGACGCACCTGACCGGCTTTAGGACGGCCTTGACGCGCGTCATTAATGACTATGCACGCAAAAACGGACTAATCAAGGAGAAGGACGAGTCTCTGACTGGCGATGATGTACGCGAAGGTTTAACCGCGATCGTATCGGTCAAATTGCCAGAGCCGCAGTTTGAGGGTCAGACCAAAGGTAAGCTGGGTAACCCAGAGATCCGCGGTATCGTTGATACGGTCGTCAGTGAATACCTCGCTTATTATCTCGAAGAAAACCCAGTCGAGGCGAAGAAGATCATTAGTAAGGCATCGCTCTCGGCGCGTGCTCGACTAGCTGCGCGGGCAGCTCGCGACACCGTGATCCGTAAGGGTGCTCTCGAGGGCATGACACTTCCAGGTAAACTGGCTGACTGTAGCTCAAAGAAGATGGAGGAATCCGAACTCTTTATTGTAGAGGGCGACTCGGCTGGCGGCTCTGCGAAGCAAGGCCGCAATCGTGAGTTTCAGGCGATTCTGCCATTGCGAGGTAAGATCCTCAATGTCGAGCGCGCTCGTCTTGATAAGATGCTTGGGAATAATGAAGTTAAAAACCTCATCATTGCTATGGGGACCGGCATAGCTGATAACTTTGATCTGGGTCGTTTGCGCTATGGTCGCATCATCATCGCCACGGACGCCGATGTGGATGGCTCGCACATCCGTACATTACTTCTGACATTCTTCTTCCGGCACATGCCATCTTTGATCGAAGAGGGGCATATCTTCATTGCTCAACCACCACTCTATAAGCTTTCGGTGGGTCGAGAAAAGCATTATGCGTACAATGATGGTGAGCGTGACGCCATCCTGTCGGAATTGGCTGCAAAGGCTGGAAGCAAGGCGAATAATAAAGACAAATCTCAAGCCGAAGTGGTCGAGGAAGGGGCTGAGTCTATCCCTGATAGTGTTGAGACGGCAGCCGATTTGGCAGAGCTGGCAATACAGACCGAACAAATTGATGAACAGGCTGTTGAAGATGAGGTCGCCTCAGAGACAGGCATCAAGATACCGGGTCTATCCATCCAGCGCTACAAGGGTCTTGGTGAGATGAACCCAGACCAGCTATGGGAGACAACCATGGATCCGAGTAATCGTGTGCTGCTCAAAGTAGCGATCGAAGATGCTGAAAAGGCAGATGCGATATTCTCGAAGCTTATGGGTGATGAAGTCAGCTTGCGTAAGCACTTCATTCAGATACATGCGAAATCAGTAACTAACTTGGATATTTAA